The following proteins are encoded in a genomic region of Sesamum indicum cultivar Zhongzhi No. 13 linkage group LG8, S_indicum_v1.0, whole genome shotgun sequence:
- the LOC105168302 gene encoding ABC transporter B family member 26, chloroplastic isoform X1, whose protein sequence is MALPLCHLQPLSAFPLQPRKFPPKACYLNPHFNQEKAQIQFLAFSKRFHYISPVKSASVNGYPLNKEDDNSFADSDKVELSEKLKKWVQLVKEILPGGEWWKLSTEEVEDVIPAKPVTVWRALKKMWELISQDRWVIFTAFVALIVTALSEISIPHYLTASIFSAKSSTIALFHQNVRLLVLLCITAGICSGVRGCLFGIANMILVKRLRERLYSTLLLQDISFFDSETVGGLTSRLGSDCQQVSRVIGNDLNLILRNVLQGSGALIYLLILSLPLGLCVLAICISLSTMMLIYGQYQKKSAKLIQEFTASANDVAQETLSLMRTVRVYGTEKQELGRYKQWLDKLAGISLRQSAAYGFWNFGFNTLYHSTQVIAVLIGGMSILSGHITAEQLTKFILYSEWLIYSTWWVGDNLSSLMQSIGASEKVFNLIDLSASDQFTVKGLKLQKLMGRIEFDDVSFHYPSRKEVPVLQHFNLKVPPGEVVAIVGLSGSGKSTVVNLLLRLYEPTNGEILIDGYPMKELNVRWLRERIGYVGQEPRLFRMDISSNIKYGCPRDISQQDVEWAAKQAFAHDFISSLPNGYQTLVDDDLLSGGQKQRIAIARAILRDPSILILDEATSALDAESEHNVKGVLRAVQSDLQARRTVIVIAHRLSTIQTADRIIVMDGGKIVEMGNHTELLRKDGLYARLIRRQADAVA, encoded by the exons ATGGCTCTCCCTCTCTGCCATCTCCAACCCCTCTCTGCATTTCCCCTCCAACCAAGAAAATTCCCCCCAAAAGCCTGTTACTTGAATCCCCACTTCAATCAAGAGAAGGCCCAAATTCAGTTCTTGGCTTTCAGTAAAAGATTCCATTACATTTCTCCCGTAAAGTCGGCTTCTGTAAACGGGTACCCATTAAATAAAGAGGATGATAATTCTTTTGCAGACAGTGATAAAGTTGAGTTGAGTGAGAAGTTGAAGAAATGGGTTCAGCTTGTGAAAGAAATCTTGCCTGGTGGAGAGTGGTGGAAGCTCTCTACTGAGGAAGTTGAAGATGTAATTCCGGCGAAGCCCGTCACTGTTTGGCGGGCCCTCAAGAAAATGTGGGAGTTGATAAGCCAGGATCGATGGGTTATATTTACTGCTTTTGTTGCGCTCATTGTGACGGCA CTTTCAGAGATATCGATTCCACATTATCTGACTGCATCAATCTTTTCTGCCAAAAGTAGTACGATTGCTCTGTTCCATCAGAATGTGCGTCTCTTGGTTCTGTTGTGCATCACTGCAGGAATATGCAG TGGTGTGCGCGGTTGCTTGTTTGGGATTGCAAATATGATCCTG GTCAAGCGACTGAGGGAAAGATTATACTCTACTCTGCTTCTTCAG GACATATCCTTTTTTGACTCTGAAACAGTTGGAGGTTTAACAAGTAGGCTTGGTTCAGATTGTCAGCAAGTCTCACGTGTGATAGGAAATGACCTAAATCTGATATTGCGCAATGTTCTTCAG GGCTCAGGTGCTTTGATTTACTTGCTGATTTTGTCATTGCCACTTGGACTATGTGTATTAGCGATTTGCATCTCTCTCTCAACCATGATGCTGATATATGGCCA GTATCAAAAGAAATCTGCAAAGTTGATTCAAGAGTTCACAGCTTCTGCTAATGAC GTTGCACAAGAGACACTCTCTTTGATGAGAACTGTTCGAGTATACGGGACAGAGAAACAAGAACTAGGAAg GTATAAGCAATGGCTGGACAAATTAGCTGGCATAAGCTTGCGACAAAGTGCTGCTTATGGGTTTTGGAACTTCGGCTTCAACACTCTTTATCACTCAACACAG GTTATTGCTGTGCTGATAGGAGGAATGTCTATTCTGAGTGGTCATATTACGGCGGAGCAGCTTACAAAGTTCATTTTATACAGCGAATGGCTAATCTATTCCACATGGTGGGTTGGGGATAATTTATCATCATTGATGCAGTCTATTGGAGCAAGTGAAAAAGTTTTTAACCTGATAGATCTTTCAGCCAGTGATCAGTTTACCGTAAAAG GATTAAAGTTGCAAAAGTTAATGGGAcgaattgaatttgatgacGTCTCCTTCCACTACCCTTCCAGAAAGGAG GTGCCTGTACTGCAACATTTCAACTTAAAAGTGCCTCCTGGGGAAGTAGTTGCCATT GTTGGCCTTAGTGGTAGTGGGAAGAGCACGGTAGTGAACCTTTTGCTCCGTCTTTATGAGCCCACAAATGGCGAG ATACTGATTGACGGCTATCCAATGAAAGAATTGAATGTTAGGTGGTTGAGAGAAAGGATTGGATACGTGGGACAG GAGCCACGACTCTTCCGCATGGATATCAgctcaaatataaaatacggGTGTCCTCGAGACATTAGTCAGCAGGATGTGGAATGGGCCGCAAAACAGGCCTTTGCACATGATTTCATATCATCCCTGCCTAATGGCTACCAAACACTAGTTGATGATGATTTGCTCAGTGGAGGGCAAAAGCAGCGGATTGCTATTGCTCGGGCCATTCTTAGAGACCCCAGCATTTTGATCCTTGATGAAGCCACTAGTGCTCTAGATGCAGAGAGCGAACACAATGTTAAG GGTGTTCTTCGTGCTGTGCAAAGCGATTTACAAGCCAGGAGGACGGTTATTGTAATTGCACATAG GCTTTCAACAATCCAAACTGCAGATAGAATAATAGTAATGGATGGTGGTAAAATTGTCGAG ATGGGCAACCACACGGAGCTCCTAAGGAAAGATGGGCTATATGCACGTCTGATCAGGCGACAGGCTGATGCAGTTGCCTGA
- the LOC105168301 gene encoding uncharacterized protein LOC105168301, with protein MAVVLGNVSPFIDLSTSSHRAVIPDRRLRLVPSDAVLNLFKKDLHQNPNFHAAFESVFDHRERYVNKRKSNQSKVNEVQYENSSDDENGNGNGFDDELGEDDGFDWEAEMRKRVKEIEEMRELEKKAEELQYKVDQEYADGDSDGEPDEETEEQKRMRVKKELEKVAKEQAERRKTAQLMFELGQKAYGRGMYGRAIEFLEGALTIIPRPTLFGGEIQIWLAMAYEANNRHADCIALYQQLEKKHPSVSIRRQAADLRYILQAPKLKITQEEMVTIPLIGSSYDSYAASWTDKYKDRDQRMTGSTTNQLPSNKDYLGDFLVWKPPVGLEKNSAFWVSLTLWIGLVGAALFLQR; from the exons ATGGCCGTAGTTCTTGGCAACGTTTCTCCATTCATCGACCTCTCCACTTCCTCTCACCGTGCTGTGATTCCTGACCGCCGGCTCCGCCTCGTCCCCTCCGACGCCGTCTTGAACCTGTTCAAGAAGGATCTTCACCAGAACCCGAATTTCCATGCGGCGTTTGAGTCAGTATTCGATCACAGAGAGAGGTATGTTAACAAGAGGAAGTCGAATCAGTCGAAGGTGAACGAAGTGCAGTACGAGAATTCCAGCGACGACGAGAATGGGAACGGGAACGGGTTCGACGATGAGCTCGGAGAAGATGATGGGTTCGATTGGGAGGCGGAGATGAGGAAGAGAGTGAAGGAGATTGAGGAAATGAGGGAGTTGGAGAAGAAAGCCGAAGAATTGCAGTATAAAGTTGATCAAGAGTATGCTGATGGTGATAGTGATGGTGAGCCGGATGAGGAGACTGAAGAGCAGAAACGCATGAGAGTCAAGAAAGAACTGGAAAAG GTCGCAAAGGAGCAAGCTGAACGAAGAAAAACGGCTCAGTTGATGTTTGAATTGGGTCAGAAAGCATATGGAAGGGGTATGTATGGACGTGCCATTGAGTTTCTTGAAGGTGCCCTCACGATAATTCCTAGGCCCACCTTGTTTGGCGGTGAG ATACAAATATGGTTGGCTATGGCTTATGAGGCTAATAATCGCCACGCAGACTGCATTGCTCTGTATCAGCAACTGGAAAAGAAGCATCCTAGCGTCAGTATTCGGCGCCAGGCTGCAGACCTGCGCTACATACTGCAAGCACCCAAGCTTAAGATAACTCAAGAAGAGATGGTAACCATCCCACTGATAGGTTCTAGCTATGACAG TTATGCAGCTAGCTGGACTGATAAATACAAGGACAGAGATCAAAGGATGACCGGCTCCACGACAAATCAGCTTCCGTCAAACAAAGACTACTTGGGGGACTTTTTGGTTTGGAAACCACCAGTTGGATTGGAGAAGAACAGTGCGTTCTGGGTGTCGTTAACATTGTGGATCGGTCTCGTTGGGGCTGCACTGTTTCTCCAGCGATAA
- the LOC105168302 gene encoding ABC transporter B family member 26, chloroplastic isoform X2 yields MQVKIFGVRGCLFGIANMILVKRLRERLYSTLLLQDISFFDSETVGGLTSRLGSDCQQVSRVIGNDLNLILRNVLQGSGALIYLLILSLPLGLCVLAICISLSTMMLIYGQYQKKSAKLIQEFTASANDVAQETLSLMRTVRVYGTEKQELGRYKQWLDKLAGISLRQSAAYGFWNFGFNTLYHSTQVIAVLIGGMSILSGHITAEQLTKFILYSEWLIYSTWWVGDNLSSLMQSIGASEKVFNLIDLSASDQFTVKGLKLQKLMGRIEFDDVSFHYPSRKEVPVLQHFNLKVPPGEVVAIVGLSGSGKSTVVNLLLRLYEPTNGEILIDGYPMKELNVRWLRERIGYVGQEPRLFRMDISSNIKYGCPRDISQQDVEWAAKQAFAHDFISSLPNGYQTLVDDDLLSGGQKQRIAIARAILRDPSILILDEATSALDAESEHNVKGVLRAVQSDLQARRTVIVIAHRLSTIQTADRIIVMDGGKIVEMGNHTELLRKDGLYARLIRRQADAVA; encoded by the exons ATGCAGGTCAAAATCTT TGGTGTGCGCGGTTGCTTGTTTGGGATTGCAAATATGATCCTG GTCAAGCGACTGAGGGAAAGATTATACTCTACTCTGCTTCTTCAG GACATATCCTTTTTTGACTCTGAAACAGTTGGAGGTTTAACAAGTAGGCTTGGTTCAGATTGTCAGCAAGTCTCACGTGTGATAGGAAATGACCTAAATCTGATATTGCGCAATGTTCTTCAG GGCTCAGGTGCTTTGATTTACTTGCTGATTTTGTCATTGCCACTTGGACTATGTGTATTAGCGATTTGCATCTCTCTCTCAACCATGATGCTGATATATGGCCA GTATCAAAAGAAATCTGCAAAGTTGATTCAAGAGTTCACAGCTTCTGCTAATGAC GTTGCACAAGAGACACTCTCTTTGATGAGAACTGTTCGAGTATACGGGACAGAGAAACAAGAACTAGGAAg GTATAAGCAATGGCTGGACAAATTAGCTGGCATAAGCTTGCGACAAAGTGCTGCTTATGGGTTTTGGAACTTCGGCTTCAACACTCTTTATCACTCAACACAG GTTATTGCTGTGCTGATAGGAGGAATGTCTATTCTGAGTGGTCATATTACGGCGGAGCAGCTTACAAAGTTCATTTTATACAGCGAATGGCTAATCTATTCCACATGGTGGGTTGGGGATAATTTATCATCATTGATGCAGTCTATTGGAGCAAGTGAAAAAGTTTTTAACCTGATAGATCTTTCAGCCAGTGATCAGTTTACCGTAAAAG GATTAAAGTTGCAAAAGTTAATGGGAcgaattgaatttgatgacGTCTCCTTCCACTACCCTTCCAGAAAGGAG GTGCCTGTACTGCAACATTTCAACTTAAAAGTGCCTCCTGGGGAAGTAGTTGCCATT GTTGGCCTTAGTGGTAGTGGGAAGAGCACGGTAGTGAACCTTTTGCTCCGTCTTTATGAGCCCACAAATGGCGAG ATACTGATTGACGGCTATCCAATGAAAGAATTGAATGTTAGGTGGTTGAGAGAAAGGATTGGATACGTGGGACAG GAGCCACGACTCTTCCGCATGGATATCAgctcaaatataaaatacggGTGTCCTCGAGACATTAGTCAGCAGGATGTGGAATGGGCCGCAAAACAGGCCTTTGCACATGATTTCATATCATCCCTGCCTAATGGCTACCAAACACTAGTTGATGATGATTTGCTCAGTGGAGGGCAAAAGCAGCGGATTGCTATTGCTCGGGCCATTCTTAGAGACCCCAGCATTTTGATCCTTGATGAAGCCACTAGTGCTCTAGATGCAGAGAGCGAACACAATGTTAAG GGTGTTCTTCGTGCTGTGCAAAGCGATTTACAAGCCAGGAGGACGGTTATTGTAATTGCACATAG GCTTTCAACAATCCAAACTGCAGATAGAATAATAGTAATGGATGGTGGTAAAATTGTCGAG ATGGGCAACCACACGGAGCTCCTAAGGAAAGATGGGCTATATGCACGTCTGATCAGGCGACAGGCTGATGCAGTTGCCTGA
- the LOC105168299 gene encoding protein DETOXIFICATION 29-like yields MENSTSKQPLLPPPDDDQQEPELSIQDYLAYRWSTHSFVSSFVDDGDDIPPIVSPRRFFKAFTRESKKLWYLAGPAIFTSICQYSLGAITQTFAGHVGTLDLAAFSIENTVIAGLSFGVMLGMGSALETLCGQAYGAGQIEMLGVYMQRSWVILLTTAFLLTFIYIFAFPFLQLIGQAEDISRLAGKFALWMIPQLYAYALNFPIAKFLQAQSKIMGLAWISMVALALHVLFSWLLMLKLGWGMAGGAVVLNASWWFIVVAQLVYIFSGTCGRAWTGFSWRAFQNLWGFMRLSLASAVMLCLETWYFMALVLFAGYLKNAEIAVDALSICTNIVGWAVMVAIGFNAAISVRVSNELGASHPRTAKFSVLVVVISAFVIGLLISIVLLIFQKQYPYLFSNSSEVIDLVYQLTPLLAFCIVVNNVQPALSGVAIGAGWQALVAYVNIACYYVFGIPVGLIMGYALNMGVKGIWYGMVAGTVLQTMVLFWIVYKTNWNKEASAAAQRIKLWGGGDQREAKTNDGREINYL; encoded by the exons ATGGAGAACAGTACTTCCAAGCAGCCGCTTCTTCCCCCGCCGGACGATGACCAGCAAGAACCTGAGCTCTCCATCCAGGATTATTTGGCCTACAGATGGTCCACTCATTCCTTTGTTTCTTCCTTCGTCGATGACGGCGACGATATTCCTCCCATCGTCAGCCCCCGCCGCTTCTTCAAGGCCTTCACCAGGGAATCCAAAAAGCTCTGGTATTTAGCCGGTCCCGCCATCTTCACCTCCATTTGCCAGTACTCTCTCGGCGCCATCACCCAAACATTCGCTGGCCATGTCGGCACCCTCGATCTCGCTGCCTTCTCCATCGAGAACACCGTCATCGCCGGTTTATCCTTCGGCGTCAtg TTGGGAATGGGAAGCGCGCTGGAGACGCTGTGCGGGCAGGCGTACGGGGCTGGACAGATAGAGATGCTGGGCGTCTATATGCAAAGATCGTGGGTTATCCTTCTCACGACGGCCTTCCTGTTGACGTTTATCTACATCTTTGCCTTCCCATTTTTGCAATTGATCGGCCAAGCGGAGGACATATCGCGGTTGGCCGGGAAATTCGCCCTGTGGATGATTCCTCAGCTCTACGCCTACGCGTTGAATTTCCCGATCGCAAAGTTCTTGCAGGCCCAGAGCAAGATCATGGGCCTGGCCTGGATCTCCATGGTGGCGCTGGCGTTGCACGTACTGTTCAGCTGGCTGCTGATGCTGAAACTCGGGTGGGGAATGGCTGGCGGCGCGGTGGTGCTGAACGCGTCCTGGTGGTTCATAGTGGTGGCGCAGCTGGTGTACATATTCAGCGGGACGTGCGGTAGAGCTTGGACGGGATTTTCATGGAGGGCGTTTCAGAATCTCTGGGGTTTCATGAGATTGTCTCTGGCATCAGCGGTGATGTTGTG CTTGGAAACGTGGTACTTCATGGCATTGGTGTTGTTCGCTGGATACTTGAAGAATGCAGAGATTGCTGTGGATGCTCTATCCATATG CACAAACATAGTGGGGTGGGCTGTCATGGTAGCCATTGGATTCAATGCAGCAATAAG CGTAAGAGTGTCGAACGAATTAGGGGCATCTCATCCAAGAACGGCGAAATTTTCTGTTTTGGTGGTGGTGATATCTGCCTTTGTCATCGGCCTCCTAATATCCATCGTTCTCCTCATCTTCCAGAAACAGTATCCttacttattttcaaacaGTTCGGAAGTCATAGATCTCGTGTATCAGCTCACACCATTGCTTGCATTCTGCATTGTGGTCAACAATGTTCAACCTGCTCTTTCAG GAGTGGCTATCGGAGCTGGATGGCAAGCGTTGGTTGCCTATGTGAATATCGCATGCTACTACGTGTTTGGTATTCCCGTGGGTCTAATAATGGGATATGCCCTCAACATGGGTGTAAAA GGAATATGGTACGGAATGGTAGCAGGAACGGTTCTACAAACAATGGTGCTCTTCTGGATTGTTTACAAAACTAATTGGAACAAAGAG GCGTCAGCTGCAGCTCAGAGGATCAAGCTGTGGGGTGGAGGAGATCAAAGAGAGGCTAAAACAAACGACGGTCGAGAAATAAACTATCTATGA
- the LOC105168300 gene encoding 60S ribosomal protein L27a-3 yields MTTRFKKNRKKRGHVSAGHGRIGKHRKHPGGRGNAGGMHHHRILFDKYHPGYFGKVGMRYFHKLRNKFHCPIVNVDKLWSMIPQEVKDKASKDNVPLIDVTQFGYFKVLGKGALPENKPVVVKAKLVSKVAEKKIKEAGGAVVLTA; encoded by the coding sequence ATGACCACCCGCTTCAAGAAGAACAGGAAGAAGCGAGGCCATGTCAGCGCCGGGCATGGCCGCATCGGGAAACACCGCAAGCACCCGGGAGGCCGCGGGAACGCCGGTGGCATGCACCACCACCGCATCCTGTTCGACAAGTACCACCCTGGGTACTTCGGGAAAGTGGGTATGCGGTATTTCCACAAGCTCCGCAACAAGTTCCATTGCCCCATCGTCAACGTAGACAAACTCTGGTCGATGATCCCCCAGGAAGTCAAGGACAAGGCGTCCAAGGACAATGTCCCGTTGATCGACGTCACCCAGTTCGGATACTTCAAGGTTTTGGGGAAGGGTGCGTTGCCGGAGAACAAGCCGGTAGTGGTGAAGGCGAAGCTTGTCTCCAAGGTTGCGGAAAAGAAGATCAAGGAGGCTGGTGGCGCCGTTGTGCTCACTGCTTAA